Genomic window (Streptomyces yatensis):
ATGTCGGGGTGGATGACGGCGTGCAGCTGGCCGTGCACCTCGATGTCGAATCCGGCGGCCGTGAAGGTGTCGCCCTCCCCTACGGTGTGCACCCGCCCGGGGAACGCCGCCGAGATCTGGCCGGAGACGCTGGAGAGCGTCCAGATGTGGGCGGCGGGGTTGGCGTCGAGCGCCGTGCGCAGCCGCTCCTCGTTGAAGTGGTCGAAGTGCTCGTGGGTGACCAGGATCGCGTCCGCGCCGACCGCGGCGTCCTCTTCGCTGAAGGCCCCGGGGTCGATGACGAGCGCCTGCCCGTCCTTCTCGATCCGGACGCAGGCATGGCCCTTCTTGGTGAGCTTCATGGAGATCATTGTGCTACCGGGATCCCCCTGGCCGTACTAAGCGGGTCGGAGGAAGTCCGCTATGGTTCGGCAGCGCCCCGAAGAGGCGCGGGGCCGTGTCGATGTGCGGCTCCGCCGCGTGGGCGCGACCGGCCACGGCGGCGCCGCGGACGACCGACGGCATGCCGGGGCACTTCCAGCGGAGCGCTCAGCCCTCCGGGCTTGTCTCCTCGCGGATGATCCGCTGGGCCACGGCGAAGGCGGAGTTC
Coding sequences:
- a CDS encoding MBL fold metallo-hydrolase; translation: MKLTKKGHACVRIEKDGQALVIDPGAFSEEDAAVGADAILVTHEHFDHFNEERLRTALDANPAAHIWTLSSVSGQISAAFPGRVHTVGEGDTFTAAGFDIEVHGQLHAVIHPDIPQITNVGYLVDGTLFHPGDALTVPAGRRVDTLMLPVHAPWNKLAEVLDYVRAVDPSRAVDIHDALLSDLAPMVYGRMLGPDGPGTGGAEHLRLTPGESLTL